The sequence below is a genomic window from Rudanella lutea DSM 19387.
CGCTTTACCATTTCAGTTTGTTGAGGGCCCCGATATCAATTGAGCGCGTATTACGATAGATCATCACAATAATGGCAAGCCCAACCGCAACTTCGGCGGCAGCCACAGCCATGATGAAAAAGACGAATACCTGCCCCGTCGGATCGGACTTGTACGACGAAAAGGCAATGAGGAGCATGTTGACGGCATTGAGCATGAGCTCAATCGACATGAAGATTATGATGGCATTACGCCGGGTCAACACACCGATAATGCCAATCACAAACAACGCTGTACTAAAAATGAGATAATAGTTGAGCGGTATTTGTTGAATGACCTCCGGAATGAGTACCTGCTGAGTGGGTTGCATAGTGAACCGGTAATGTAAAAGTCGCGCAAATGTAATGATAAAAGTGTGTCGGTGGATAGCTGACTTCTTTCGTCGAGAGCCTATCCGACCGAATTTGGCCCTAAAACGGGCCTCCGTCGGCACATACTCACTTCGTGCCGTTGGTAAACATCCGCAGCCGGATCTCGGTCAGTCGGCGTTTGGTGTCGAGCGGAAACTCGCCTTTGAGCATCCAGTCGTAGAAAGAAGGCTCTTTTTTAAGCACATCCAGCACGGCCACGCCCTTGTGTTTACCGAAGTTGAATACCTCTT
It includes:
- the nuoK gene encoding NADH-quinone oxidoreductase subunit NuoK; protein product: MQPTQQVLIPEVIQQIPLNYYLIFSTALFVIGIIGVLTRRNAIIIFMSIELMLNAVNMLLIAFSSYKSDPTGQVFVFFIMAVAAAEVAVGLAIIVMIYRNTRSIDIGALNKLKW